GTGCTGGCCGAGGGGGACGAGGGTCCGATGTCCGTCCTCGGGCCCCAGCCGGGGAGCCCGGGGTTCGATGAGCTGATCCGGACGTCGGACGACAACCGGAGGATCCACACGGTCCTGCGCGACCAGCGAACGGTGTCCGGACTCGGGCGCGGGTACACCGACGACATCCTGCACCGCGCGCGCGTCTCCCCGTTCGCATCGCTGAGATCGCTCGACGCGGCGAAGAGGGATGAGCTGCTCGAGGCGACGCGGGCGGTGCTCGCGGACGGGCTCGAGGCCGAGCGGGCCCGCACGGGCGGGCTCCCGACGAAGATCGGCGACCACTGGGTGGTGCACAACCGCTATGGGGAGCCGTGCCCGGAGTGCGGCGACGACCTGCGCCGGGTGTCCTACGAGTCGCACGAGGTGACGTACTGCCCGCGCTGCCAGACGGGTGGGAAGATCCTCGCCGACCGTCGGATGTCCCGGCTCGTCCGCTAGGCGGGGCCGCGCGGAGCCCGGGCCCGCACGACGCGGGAGGCGGGGGAGCCGGGCCGCGCGCGGGCGCGGGAGCCGACCCCGCGGGGCTCCCGCGCTCACTGCATAGACTGGCCCCACGCGACGAGGAGGGCCCATGCGCTACACGAAGCTCGGACGCACCGGAGTCACGGTCAGCCGTCTATGCCTCGGGACGATGAACTTCGGCCCCCATACGAACGAGGACGACGCGCACTCGATCATGGACAGGGCCCACGAGGTCGGGATCAACTTCTTCGACACCGCCAACGTGTACGGGGGCCAGCCGGGCGAGGGGGTGACCGAGCAGATCATCGGGCGCTGGTTCGCGCAGGGAGGCGGCCGTCGTGAGCGCACGGTCATCGCCACGAAGGTCTTCGGAGGGATGGGCACCGACCGGTGGCCGAACCAGCGCCGGCTGTCGGCGCTGCACATCCGGCGGGCGTGCGACGAGTCGCTGCGCCGCCTGCAGACCGACCACATCGACCTGTACCAGATGCACCACATCGACCGGGAGACGCCCACGGACGAGATCCTGCAGGCGTTCGAGATCCTGATCGCGCAGGGCAAGGTCCTCTACGTCGGCTCCTCCAACTTCGCGGGGTGGCACATCTCTCGGTTCAACGAGGAGGCGCGCCGCCGGAACATGCTCGGTCTCGTCTCCGAGCAGTGCCTGTACAACCTCAACGCGCGCATGGTCGAGATGGAGGTGCTCCCTGCCTCCGAGGAGTACGGGGTCGGGATCATCCCGTGGAGTCCGCTCGCCGGGGGTCTGCTCGGCGGCGCGCTCGCGAAGGCGTCGGAAGGGCGCCGGGCCTCCGAGCGGGTCCGGGAGGGGGTCGAGGCGAACCGCAGCAAGCTCGAGAGGTTCGAGAAGCTCTGCGCCGAGCTGGGCGAGCAGCCGGCCGACGTCGCTCTCGCGTGGCTGCTCGGACGCCCCCAGGTGACCGCGCCGATCATCGGCCCCCGGACGAAGGAGCAGCTGGACGGCTCCCTACGCTCGGTCGAGGTCGAGCTGGACGGACCGACCTGCCAGGCGTTGGACGAGATCTTCCCCGGTTACGGTCCGGCCCCCGAGGCGTTCGCCTGGTGACCGGGCCGCGGACCCCGCGGTGGCTCCCCGCCGTCCGGCGCGCGGCGGATCAGGCGCAGACGGCCCGCTCCGCGTAGCTCGCGCAGGCGAGCGGCGTCCGGACCCTCGCCACGCGGGAGAGCGGCGACGTGTTGCCCGACCGGTCCAACGCGGCCACCCTGTAGCGGTACACGGTGTTCGGTCGGAGTCCGGTGTCGGTGTGGTCGGTCCCCTCGACGGTGACGATCGCCTGGCCGTCCCGGTACACGACGTAGCCCGCGACCCCCGAACGGTCGTGCGCCGGGTCCCAACGCAACGCGACGGAACCGATGTCGACCGCCCTCGCCCTGAGCCGCGCCGGGACGGACGGCGCCTCGTTGTCCACCACCAGCGGGGCGGACGGCACCGATGCGTTCCCGGCGCCGTCCAGGGCCTCCACCGTGTACGTGGACACGGATCCGGGCACCCATCCCTCGTCGACGTGATGTTCGACCTCGGTCCTACCGATCTCCACACCGTCGCGCCGC
This DNA window, taken from Actinomycetota bacterium, encodes the following:
- a CDS encoding zinc finger domain-containing protein; the encoded protein is VLAEGDEGPMSVLGPQPGSPGFDELIRTSDDNRRIHTVLRDQRTVSGLGRGYTDDILHRARVSPFASLRSLDAAKRDELLEATRAVLADGLEAERARTGGLPTKIGDHWVVHNRYGEPCPECGDDLRRVSYESHEVTYCPRCQTGGKILADRRMSRLVR
- a CDS encoding aldo/keto reductase gives rise to the protein MRYTKLGRTGVTVSRLCLGTMNFGPHTNEDDAHSIMDRAHEVGINFFDTANVYGGQPGEGVTEQIIGRWFAQGGGRRERTVIATKVFGGMGTDRWPNQRRLSALHIRRACDESLRRLQTDHIDLYQMHHIDRETPTDEILQAFEILIAQGKVLYVGSSNFAGWHISRFNEEARRRNMLGLVSEQCLYNLNARMVEMEVLPASEEYGVGIIPWSPLAGGLLGGALAKASEGRRASERVREGVEANRSKLERFEKLCAELGEQPADVALAWLLGRPQVTAPIIGPRTKEQLDGSLRSVEVELDGPTCQALDEIFPGYGPAPEAFAW